The Solibacillus sp. FSL W7-1436 genome window below encodes:
- a CDS encoding sulfite reductase, translated as MQEYAKKNFEKALQLPMPNKTYAKLKAMDDYIALIVRPGLINKHLSSDQLIVLANLEESGAVKYSAGHSFIVTVHRSNVEQAMEKLTEVNLYVASQTPSALFKCCDFCDGDLLDGLPLAKDLLEQVEQMPLKNRVRIGFNACTKACYNAVQDDLALIFHNGKVDVYGGAIPMGRRASSGQLLLKKVPENIVIDVVKNILEKYNSSSIDKFAAFVDKNKTYFDQLQKGGLYDNLEFKPNAAPSVNL; from the coding sequence ATGCAGGAATATGCTAAGAAAAATTTCGAGAAGGCGTTGCAGCTGCCGATGCCGAACAAGACTTATGCAAAGTTAAAAGCAATGGATGACTATATCGCATTAATTGTACGGCCCGGGTTAATAAACAAACACTTATCAAGTGATCAGCTGATTGTATTAGCGAATCTTGAAGAATCAGGCGCTGTAAAATATTCTGCCGGCCATAGTTTTATCGTTACTGTTCATCGTTCAAATGTGGAGCAGGCGATGGAAAAATTAACGGAAGTGAATTTGTATGTGGCATCCCAAACACCAAGTGCATTATTTAAATGTTGTGACTTTTGTGATGGGGATTTGTTAGACGGTTTACCACTTGCAAAGGACTTGCTGGAACAAGTTGAACAAATGCCGTTAAAAAACAGAGTTCGCATCGGTTTTAATGCATGTACAAAAGCATGCTATAATGCGGTCCAGGATGACCTGGCACTCATTTTTCATAATGGCAAAGTGGACGTTTACGGGGGCGCGATTCCAATGGGGAGACGTGCCAGTTCCGGGCAACTATTGTTAAAAAAAGTACCGGAAAACATAGTGATTGATGTTGTGAAAAATATATTAGAGAAGTACAATTCGTCATCAATAGATAAGTTTGCCGCATTCGTGGACAAAAATAAAACTTACTTTGATCAACTACAAAAAGGAGGACTCTATGACAACTTGGAATTTAAACCAAATGCAGCGCCATCTGTTAATTTGTAA
- a CDS encoding class I SAM-dependent methyltransferase — MAVLHGPLAIDFEQLWKEGMLDWHGNMPERMKNDALEEAFWAQSMQKKSYKQTDAHAVPIYEKIRQYIPKGASCLEMGPGWGNYTFPLREDVGKLTLVDGSRSVLDYLQQYFIEDDAVNFVHAKWEEADVEQHDIVIGVNCYYRIYEMNKALLKMNDRAKKRAIIGLTTGPIQPHYDVLAKEYHYEIKYPRRDYIEILNMLYQLGIYADCEMLALERMYSYESYDALYAAQSKKILTDSFDWQHVKEALARYVTEEEDRIVYRHKFYAAIISWEPVK, encoded by the coding sequence ATGGCTGTTTTACATGGGCCGCTCGCAATAGATTTTGAGCAGCTCTGGAAGGAAGGGATGCTCGACTGGCATGGGAATATGCCGGAACGGATGAAAAATGATGCGTTGGAAGAAGCCTTTTGGGCCCAATCAATGCAAAAAAAATCCTATAAGCAAACGGATGCACATGCCGTTCCAATTTATGAGAAGATTCGTCAGTACATACCTAAGGGTGCAAGCTGTCTGGAAATGGGCCCCGGTTGGGGGAATTATACATTTCCTCTAAGAGAAGATGTCGGAAAACTGACATTAGTTGATGGCTCAAGGAGTGTTTTGGACTACTTGCAGCAGTATTTCATAGAAGACGATGCGGTAAATTTTGTTCATGCAAAGTGGGAAGAAGCCGATGTCGAACAGCATGATATAGTCATCGGTGTCAATTGCTATTACCGGATATATGAAATGAATAAGGCACTGCTGAAAATGAATGACCGGGCAAAGAAACGAGCGATCATCGGGTTAACGACAGGACCGATCCAGCCACATTATGATGTGTTAGCGAAAGAATATCATTATGAGATTAAATATCCGAGAAGAGATTATATTGAAATTTTAAATATGCTGTATCAGTTAGGGATTTATGCAGATTGCGAAATGTTGGCATTGGAACGCATGTATTCCTATGAAAGTTATGATGCATTGTATGCGGCACAAAGTAAAAAAATCTTAACGGATTCATTTGATTGGCAGCATGTAAAAGAAGCGCTTGCCCGGTATGTTACAGAAGAGGAAGACAGAATTGTATACCGTCATAAATTTTATGCGGCGATTATTAGTTGGGAGCCGGTAAAGTAA
- a CDS encoding cobyric acid synthase — protein sequence MQAIMIQGTSSDVGKSVLCTALCRILVNDGYRVAPFKSQNMALNSYITKDGGEIGRAQGVQAEAAKIDATTDMNPILLKPKGDMVSEVILHGKHFANMNAVSYREQFVEEVMPEVRTSLERLSENYDVLVLEGAGSPAEINLKSRDIANMRMAHETDASVILVADIERGGVFASLVGTLMLLDDVERARVKGIIINKFRGMKELLTNGIEWLEEYTGIPVLGVIPYFDVQIEAEDSMALSSLRLKKPQQHEFAIDVAVIRFPRISNFTDIDPLFEEPGVGVRFVTNLSDLKNPDVIILPGTKNTVEDFLWLQQTGLMQGILQLAHQHVRIIGICGGYQMLGEMIFDEQAVESTGGTYLTLGLLPIETTFIDRKQTLQVSGRSCTGHEIEGYEIHLGRSVATKPLKPFIQFYDGRTDGVYTEQVFGTYVHGIFQNRSFTRDYFNAIRMQKGIEPISGDVLSDFERREQAYEMLDRHVREHLDMEKIYSFISETTVEKR from the coding sequence GTGCAGGCAATCATGATTCAGGGCACCTCATCCGATGTGGGGAAAAGTGTACTATGTACAGCACTATGTCGCATTTTAGTTAATGACGGTTACCGGGTTGCGCCGTTTAAATCTCAAAATATGGCACTTAATTCGTATATTACGAAAGACGGTGGAGAGATTGGACGTGCACAAGGGGTTCAGGCGGAAGCTGCAAAAATTGACGCAACAACGGATATGAATCCGATTTTACTGAAGCCAAAAGGGGATATGGTATCAGAAGTGATTCTGCATGGTAAACATTTTGCAAATATGAATGCGGTCAGTTATCGTGAACAATTTGTAGAAGAGGTCATGCCTGAAGTTCGTACATCACTTGAACGTTTATCGGAGAACTATGATGTTCTTGTTTTGGAAGGTGCGGGAAGTCCCGCGGAAATTAATTTGAAAAGCCGTGATATTGCCAATATGCGAATGGCTCATGAAACCGATGCGTCTGTTATTTTAGTTGCCGACATTGAACGGGGCGGTGTTTTTGCATCACTTGTCGGAACGCTGATGTTATTGGACGATGTGGAAAGAGCACGTGTCAAAGGAATCATTATCAATAAGTTTCGTGGCATGAAAGAACTGCTGACAAATGGAATCGAGTGGCTGGAAGAGTATACAGGGATTCCTGTACTTGGCGTTATTCCTTATTTTGATGTTCAAATTGAGGCTGAAGATTCTATGGCGCTATCCAGCCTGCGCTTGAAAAAGCCACAGCAGCATGAATTTGCGATTGATGTCGCTGTCATCCGGTTTCCACGCATCTCCAATTTTACCGATATAGATCCTTTGTTTGAAGAACCGGGGGTAGGTGTGCGCTTTGTTACCAACCTAAGCGATTTAAAAAATCCGGATGTCATAATTTTACCGGGAACTAAAAATACGGTGGAAGATTTTTTATGGCTGCAGCAAACCGGGTTGATGCAAGGAATTTTACAGTTAGCGCATCAACATGTCCGTATTATCGGTATATGTGGAGGTTACCAGATGCTCGGTGAAATGATTTTTGATGAGCAGGCGGTTGAAAGCACTGGCGGAACGTACTTGACTTTAGGTCTGCTGCCGATTGAAACAACATTTATCGATCGTAAGCAAACACTTCAAGTTTCCGGAAGAAGCTGTACAGGTCATGAGATTGAAGGTTATGAAATCCATTTAGGTCGCAGTGTAGCAACGAAACCGTTGAAGCCTTTCATCCAATTTTATGACGGTCGGACAGATGGTGTCTATACGGAGCAAGTATTTGGTACATATGTACACGGGATTTTCCAAAATCGCTCATTCACACGTGATTATTTTAATGCAATCCGTATGCAAAAAGGGATCGAACCCATTTCAGGAGATGTCTTATCCGATTTTGAACGGCGCGAACAAGCGTATGAAATGCTGGACCGCCATGTGCGGGAGCATCTGGATATGGAGAAGATTTATTCGTTTATTTCGGAAACTACAGTTGAAAAGAGGTGA
- a CDS encoding FecCD family ABC transporter permease, protein MNKNKFWLWMPILVVVLLASIIGAIMVGSVGITPQLIIEVLLYKTGMLSETNASNAQQVIIWEIRVPRVLLALLVGASLAISGAAIQALVKNSIADPYILGVSSGASVGATSVILFGAFSFFGIFALSFAAFLGAIFAVMIVFLLARVSGKTSMIRLLLSGIAVSMVLGAMTNFMLMISKEQGGVQAVMFWMLGSLGGAKWSNIGIPFITFCIVFPLLLLSYRQLNALLLGEETASTLGINIERFRLFIIIIVSLLTGVVVAVSGSIGFVGLIVPHIVRMIVGSNYKVVLPLSALAGAIIIIWADMGARIAIAPEEMPIGIITALCGSPFFIWMLRRQRYAFGEGE, encoded by the coding sequence ATGAACAAAAATAAATTTTGGCTATGGATGCCTATTCTAGTCGTTGTGCTCTTAGCATCCATTATAGGAGCGATTATGGTAGGTTCTGTAGGAATCACACCCCAGTTAATTATTGAAGTATTACTTTATAAAACAGGAATGTTGAGTGAAACAAATGCATCAAATGCCCAACAAGTCATCATTTGGGAAATTCGTGTACCGCGCGTGTTATTGGCACTTTTAGTAGGGGCTTCCCTAGCAATATCGGGCGCAGCAATCCAGGCTTTAGTAAAGAATTCGATTGCAGATCCATACATATTAGGTGTATCCTCGGGTGCTTCCGTCGGGGCGACTTCGGTCATTTTATTCGGGGCCTTCAGTTTTTTCGGTATATTTGCCTTATCGTTTGCCGCATTTCTAGGTGCCATTTTCGCCGTAATGATTGTCTTTTTACTTGCCCGCGTAAGCGGGAAAACTTCAATGATTCGATTGCTGTTATCGGGTATAGCGGTTTCCATGGTGTTGGGCGCCATGACAAACTTCATGTTAATGATTTCAAAAGAACAAGGCGGTGTTCAGGCTGTCATGTTTTGGATGCTTGGCAGTTTAGGGGGGGCAAAGTGGTCCAATATCGGAATACCTTTTATTACTTTTTGTATTGTATTTCCGTTATTGCTACTGAGCTACCGTCAACTGAACGCACTGTTGCTTGGTGAAGAAACAGCCTCGACGTTAGGGATCAATATTGAACGGTTCAGGCTGTTCATTATTATTATCGTGTCATTACTTACGGGCGTTGTTGTTGCGGTTAGCGGGAGTATCGGATTTGTCGGTCTCATTGTCCCGCATATTGTGCGCATGATTGTCGGGTCCAATTATAAAGTCGTTTTACCGCTGAGTGCGCTGGCTGGGGCCATTATTATCATATGGGCGGATATGGGGGCACGTATAGCCATTGCACCGGAAGAAATGCCGATTGGGATTATTACAGCATTATGCGGAAGCCCATTCTTTATTTGGATGCTTCGTCGTCAGCGCTATGCATTTGGGGAAGGAGAATAA
- a CDS encoding cob(I)yrinic acid a,c-diamide adenosyltransferase — translation MARKGMLLVYTGEGKGKTTASLGVTLRAIGRGMNVKYFQFIKSPQRTYGEQIALRKLGVETVQLGIGFTWTKTPEEHREALKKAWQIVKKELQDETTDLLVLDELNNALAISKFPIDDVLPLEEVIEVIRNRPATMHLVVTGRSAHPDLIAMADLVSTVDATKHYYSEQDVTAMKGLEF, via the coding sequence ATGGCGAGAAAAGGAATGCTGCTCGTATATACGGGTGAAGGAAAAGGCAAAACAACCGCTTCATTAGGTGTGACGTTGCGTGCAATCGGGCGTGGTATGAATGTGAAATATTTTCAGTTTATTAAATCGCCGCAACGTACATATGGAGAACAAATTGCACTTCGTAAATTAGGTGTCGAAACCGTTCAGCTCGGCATTGGTTTTACATGGACAAAAACACCGGAAGAACATAGAGAAGCGTTAAAAAAGGCTTGGCAAATTGTAAAAAAAGAGTTGCAGGATGAAACGACTGATTTACTAGTTTTAGATGAGTTAAATAATGCATTGGCGATTTCAAAATTCCCGATTGATGATGTTTTACCTTTAGAAGAAGTAATTGAAGTAATCCGTAATCGACCGGCCACAATGCATTTAGTCGTTACAGGACGATCAGCACATCCGGATTTGATTGCAATGGCTGATCTGGTATCAACCGTTGATGCGACAAAACATTATTACAGCGAGCAGGACGTCACAGCGATGAAGGGGCTGGAGTTTTAG
- a CDS encoding precorrin-2 dehydrogenase/sirohydrochlorin ferrochelatase family protein: MSYFPLMINIDYKKVVIVGGGNVARQKVEALLPTNAHITIVSPTVTDRLKNYITEGRAVWKQKRFEPADLDDAALIFAATNDESVNDAVEEATQHWQLLNRADALGRMDFMNPAVVRRGDFVVTVSTTGASPALTRKVKRDLEGQYDESYAQYVAFLKEARLLILKNYEGDAKKAALAQLLEPEILDWIEQKNEEKCAQFLRQIEAGEVN, from the coding sequence ATGAGTTATTTTCCGTTAATGATTAATATCGATTATAAGAAAGTGGTAATTGTCGGTGGAGGCAATGTAGCCCGTCAAAAAGTGGAAGCATTATTACCTACGAATGCCCACATTACCATCGTCAGTCCGACAGTAACGGATAGGTTAAAGAATTATATAACTGAAGGCAGAGCAGTCTGGAAACAAAAACGTTTTGAACCGGCTGATTTAGACGATGCAGCTCTCATTTTTGCGGCAACTAATGACGAATCGGTAAACGATGCCGTGGAAGAAGCGACACAGCATTGGCAGTTATTAAATCGTGCAGATGCTTTAGGACGTATGGACTTTATGAACCCTGCCGTTGTCCGCAGAGGAGATTTTGTTGTCACGGTTTCGACAACCGGTGCAAGTCCGGCACTTACCAGAAAAGTAAAAAGGGACTTAGAGGGACAATACGATGAAAGTTATGCACAGTATGTTGCATTTTTAAAGGAAGCGCGTCTACTCATTCTTAAAAATTATGAAGGCGATGCCAAAAAAGCAGCGCTTGCTCAATTACTTGAACCTGAAATACTGGATTGGATTGAGCAAAAGAATGAGGAAAAATGTGCGCAGTTTTTACGTCAGATTGAAGCGGGAGAAGTCAATTGA
- a CDS encoding ABC transporter substrate-binding protein translates to MKLRKKIWAPFALASALILGACSNDEPTVEQAKADTEETVQSVTIENEGLSITYDDAPKKAISINQHVTEVMLALGLEDSMVGTAYLDDQIYPPLQEAYDQVPVMAEQYPSKEQIISSEADFIYGGWASAFNEKNVMSREEMEQLGIGSYLQSSSVKVAPELEDIYTDIRNIAKIFRVEERGETLIEDMNADIEKITEKIPAMDKPIDVLVFDSGDKDVFTATQNFMNTLIKMAGANNIFGDIEKNWATVSKEDAVERNPESIIVIDYGSTTAEEKINFLKNDSALSQTPAVQNEHFVVLPLSAASEGVRVAEALEIIAKGLYPDSF, encoded by the coding sequence ATGAAACTACGTAAAAAAATTTGGGCACCGTTTGCTTTGGCATCCGCATTAATTTTAGGGGCATGTTCAAACGATGAGCCAACTGTAGAACAGGCAAAAGCGGATACCGAGGAAACGGTCCAGTCAGTAACAATTGAAAATGAAGGCTTATCCATTACATATGATGATGCACCAAAAAAAGCGATTTCCATTAACCAGCATGTAACGGAAGTGATGCTTGCACTTGGTTTGGAAGATTCAATGGTAGGAACAGCTTACTTGGATGACCAGATTTATCCTCCATTACAGGAAGCATATGACCAAGTTCCGGTAATGGCTGAACAATATCCTTCGAAAGAACAGATCATCTCGTCAGAAGCCGATTTCATTTATGGTGGATGGGCAAGTGCCTTCAATGAGAAAAACGTCATGTCACGTGAAGAAATGGAACAATTGGGAATTGGCAGTTACCTGCAGTCTTCCTCTGTAAAAGTCGCGCCGGAGCTAGAGGATATTTATACGGATATTCGTAATATCGCAAAAATCTTCCGTGTTGAAGAGCGCGGTGAAACATTGATAGAAGATATGAACGCAGATATTGAAAAGATTACAGAAAAAATTCCTGCAATGGACAAGCCAATCGATGTCCTAGTATTTGATAGTGGGGATAAAGATGTATTTACAGCAACACAGAACTTTATGAACACTTTAATTAAAATGGCCGGAGCAAATAATATTTTTGGGGATATCGAGAAAAACTGGGCAACGGTTTCAAAAGAAGATGCGGTTGAGCGTAATCCGGAATCTATCATTGTCATCGATTACGGTTCTACAACAGCAGAGGAAAAAATTAATTTCCTGAAAAATGATTCTGCACTGAGCCAAACACCGGCAGTACAAAATGAGCATTTTGTTGTTCTGCCATTATCGGCTGCATCAGAAGGTGTTCGAGTGGCAGAAGCGCTTGAAATTATTGCTAAAGGTCTTTACCCGGATTCATTCTGA
- a CDS encoding cobyrinate a,c-diamide synthase has product MNRFVLAGTGSGVGKTTFTIGIMRALMKRGLTVQGFKCGPDYIDPTYHTAVTKRVSRNIDSYMMSEDVVRTIVSRNSMDSDVSIIEGVMGFYDGKSPLSNEGSAAHISEITNSPVILVLNAASMARSVAAVVKGFQQLDENAQIVGVIANQLGSKGHYEIIKTAIEHECNVPVLGYLQKGAVPALPSRHLGLVPAIERGELDPYFDELAEAIEATVDLDLLLQVTKAAELDQTSKIFESQDNMQEIHLAVAKDAAFNFYYEENFELLKANGAKLHFFSPLDNEPVPEQAQGLYIGGGFPEEFADKLAQNEQAKNSIKLAIEKGIPTLAECGGFMYLTEEIFNREGNGYKMLGVIPGIVRMQNKLAALGYREITGVEGNFLIGEQEFAKGHEFHYSVYEGNHETPAYFTKGRFGAKQEGYSHGNLVAGYTHFHFASNPQLVKNWLAACLEVSV; this is encoded by the coding sequence ATGAATCGATTCGTATTAGCTGGAACTGGAAGTGGCGTAGGAAAAACGACATTTACAATTGGGATTATGCGTGCACTGATGAAGCGCGGCTTAACTGTTCAAGGTTTTAAATGTGGTCCGGATTATATCGATCCTACGTATCATACAGCTGTAACGAAGCGGGTTTCACGCAATATTGACAGTTATATGATGTCAGAGGATGTTGTACGCACAATTGTCTCGAGAAACAGTATGGATTCAGATGTTTCAATTATTGAAGGGGTAATGGGATTTTACGATGGGAAGTCGCCATTATCGAATGAAGGATCGGCGGCACATATTAGTGAAATTACAAACAGTCCGGTGATTTTAGTTCTCAACGCAGCGAGTATGGCCCGAAGTGTCGCTGCTGTTGTAAAAGGATTCCAGCAGTTGGATGAGAATGCTCAGATCGTTGGGGTTATTGCCAATCAGTTGGGAAGTAAAGGCCACTATGAAATTATTAAAACAGCGATCGAGCATGAATGCAATGTCCCAGTTCTCGGCTATTTGCAAAAAGGTGCGGTGCCGGCATTGCCGAGCCGCCATTTAGGTTTAGTTCCGGCAATTGAACGAGGAGAGCTCGATCCATATTTCGATGAGCTTGCAGAAGCTATCGAAGCAACGGTCGATCTGGACTTATTGTTACAAGTCACAAAAGCGGCCGAATTGGACCAGACTTCAAAGATTTTTGAATCACAAGATAACATGCAAGAAATTCATTTAGCGGTTGCAAAAGATGCAGCATTCAATTTTTATTACGAAGAAAATTTTGAATTACTAAAGGCTAACGGTGCAAAACTGCATTTCTTTTCGCCGCTTGACAATGAACCGGTTCCTGAACAGGCACAAGGTTTATATATTGGCGGAGGGTTCCCCGAAGAATTTGCAGACAAGCTTGCACAGAATGAACAGGCAAAAAATTCGATCAAATTAGCGATTGAAAAAGGAATACCGACACTTGCTGAGTGCGGCGGCTTCATGTATTTAACGGAAGAAATTTTCAACCGTGAAGGAAATGGCTACAAAATGCTTGGTGTCATTCCGGGGATCGTTCGTATGCAAAATAAGCTGGCGGCATTAGGCTACAGAGAAATTACCGGTGTGGAGGGGAACTTTTTAATCGGTGAACAGGAGTTTGCAAAAGGGCACGAATTCCATTATTCCGTTTATGAAGGAAATCACGAAACACCTGCGTATTTCACAAAAGGACGCTTTGGGGCGAAACAGGAAGGGTACTCACATGGAAATCTAGTCGCTGGATATACACATTTTCATTTCGCATCCAATCCGCAACTCGTGAAAAATTGGTTGGCAGCTTGTTTGGAGGTAAGCGTATGA
- a CDS encoding ABC transporter ATP-binding protein — protein sequence MIQLHKVQYSVDEKDILKSISFEIIEGKFIGIIGPNGSGKSTMLKILYRHLKQSSGKVTLHEQEVWDISPKKLARQMAVVSQESTVLFDFTVRDLVMMGRTPYKGWLSADNSEDVLIADRSMELANVAHLANRTLSNLSGGEKKRVMLARALAQQASILVLDEPTNHLDIEHQLHLMDLVKDLPITIIAALHDLNLAAAYCDELIVMNGGTLHIQGTPENVLTTTMLKEVFKIDAGISKNPFTKKMHLFFYTNPKIDTKGETQ from the coding sequence ATGATCCAGCTACATAAAGTTCAATATTCGGTGGATGAAAAGGACATTTTGAAAAGCATTTCTTTTGAAATCATCGAAGGAAAATTTATAGGGATTATTGGTCCGAACGGCAGCGGAAAATCAACGATGCTTAAGATTTTGTACCGTCACCTGAAACAATCATCCGGCAAAGTAACTTTACATGAGCAGGAAGTTTGGGATATTTCCCCGAAAAAACTGGCGAGACAAATGGCGGTCGTTAGTCAGGAGTCAACTGTATTATTTGACTTTACTGTAAGAGATTTGGTGATGATGGGACGTACCCCATATAAAGGGTGGCTTAGCGCGGATAACTCTGAAGATGTGTTGATTGCGGACAGAAGTATGGAATTAGCCAATGTTGCCCATTTGGCGAACCGTACACTTAGCAATTTATCGGGAGGGGAGAAAAAGCGGGTCATGCTTGCACGTGCATTGGCACAGCAGGCAAGCATTCTTGTCCTGGATGAACCGACAAACCATTTGGATATTGAACACCAGCTTCATTTAATGGATTTAGTCAAAGATTTACCGATTACGATTATTGCGGCGTTACATGATTTAAATTTAGCTGCTGCTTATTGTGATGAGTTGATTGTTATGAACGGTGGAACATTACATATTCAAGGTACACCGGAAAATGTATTGACGACAACGATGTTAAAAGAAGTATTTAAAATTGATGCAGGGATTTCCAAAAATCCGTTTACAAAGAAAATGCATTTGTTTTTTTATACGAATCCAAAGATAGATACAAAAGGAGAAACACAATGA
- the cobA gene encoding uroporphyrinogen-III C-methyltransferase — translation MSGFVYIVGAGPGDPKLLTIRALECIQVADVILYDRLVNPEILKHATPHCELIYCGKEPGKHGLIQDEIHRVLVEKAQQNKQVVRLKGGDPFVFGRGAEEAAILRYEKIDFEIVPGITAGIAAPAYAGIPVTHRDYATSFAIVTGHGREEKGQDFLSWASLAQIDTIAFYMSIGNIEHITKSLITHGKKPTTPVAVIEWGTTSNQRTITGQLETISEQIQQQKMLNPSMILVGDVVGMREEIAWFNERIETTC, via the coding sequence TTGAGTGGATTTGTTTATATAGTGGGTGCTGGACCGGGTGATCCGAAATTACTGACAATCCGTGCTTTAGAGTGCATTCAGGTAGCGGATGTCATTTTATATGACAGATTAGTGAACCCCGAAATTTTAAAACACGCAACACCCCACTGTGAATTAATTTATTGTGGCAAAGAACCGGGAAAGCATGGCCTGATCCAGGACGAAATTCATCGTGTGCTGGTAGAAAAAGCACAGCAGAACAAGCAGGTTGTCCGTCTAAAAGGCGGCGATCCATTCGTCTTTGGACGAGGCGCAGAAGAAGCAGCTATTCTTCGGTACGAGAAAATAGATTTTGAAATTGTCCCGGGCATTACTGCAGGAATCGCGGCACCGGCATATGCAGGCATACCTGTTACACATCGCGATTATGCGACAAGCTTTGCGATTGTAACCGGGCATGGCCGTGAGGAAAAGGGGCAGGATTTTTTAAGCTGGGCAAGTCTCGCACAAATCGATACGATTGCATTTTATATGAGTATTGGCAATATCGAACATATTACAAAAAGCCTTATTACACACGGAAAGAAACCGACAACACCTGTTGCAGTGATTGAATGGGGAACAACAAGCAATCAGCGTACAATTACAGGTCAATTAGAGACGATTTCCGAACAGATTCAGCAGCAAAAAATGCTTAACCCTTCGATGATTTTAGTCGGGGATGTCGTAGGAATGCGTGAAGAAATTGCATGGTTTAATGAAAGGATTGAGACAACATGTTAG
- a CDS encoding nitroreductase family protein codes for MLEALKKRRAVRQFLPMEVEREKIEQLLEAATYAPNDRMREPWRFYILQGDSLKRFEQVALDYLQQRFPTKPNLVESSMQAVTKTPLIIVVTSAVVDGDDGATLDNKFAVSSAIMSMWLMAEALGLGMVWRTRGVGLVHDTALHEFIGASDAEHLVGTLCIGYPEEPVSTEKKRTPFVEKTTWV; via the coding sequence ATGTTAGAAGCATTAAAAAAACGACGTGCGGTTCGTCAATTTTTACCAATGGAAGTAGAGCGGGAAAAAATTGAACAATTATTGGAAGCAGCTACGTATGCACCGAATGACCGCATGCGCGAACCTTGGCGATTTTACATATTGCAGGGAGACAGTTTAAAGCGTTTTGAACAAGTAGCACTCGATTATTTACAGCAGCGCTTCCCGACAAAACCAAACTTGGTGGAAAGCTCGATGCAGGCGGTTACAAAGACACCGCTCATCATTGTCGTCACTTCTGCTGTAGTAGACGGAGATGATGGTGCGACACTGGACAATAAATTCGCTGTCAGCAGTGCGATTATGTCGATGTGGCTAATGGCTGAAGCGCTCGGTTTAGGCATGGTGTGGCGGACACGCGGCGTCGGTCTTGTACATGACACGGCTTTGCATGAATTTATCGGGGCATCGGATGCCGAACACCTTGTCGGTACGTTATGTATCGGTTATCCGGAAGAACCGGTATCTACGGAGAAAAAACGGACACCATTTGTTGAAAAAACAACTTGGGTATAA